A genomic window from Meleagris gallopavo isolate NT-WF06-2002-E0010 breed Aviagen turkey brand Nicholas breeding stock chromosome 30, Turkey_5.1, whole genome shotgun sequence includes:
- the GDF1 gene encoding embryonic growth/differentiation factor 1, with the protein MWPLLVRASFGAGLAWALLTVSLGMDLSLQESLLLKSLGLSVKPSPKIPIPVPPVLWRIFQKRKSPPATNRDPVDGCRVEEFNVPGNIIRVFADQGHFIHSAQPHPLLCLQKRLYFNLSVLEEGERLTMAQLEVKFSHNSYHSPGRGQGFELRLYRSCQVPLRGTLSPERGRKLLVEQSFIRLHKSLLFNVSDVAKDWTTHSRNLGLILEIAVSGDGASAPLSTGPQRLCAGIDSFLDTSLLVVTLSRQQCGASRRRRSAYNVPVTPSNLCKPRRLYISFSDVGWENWIIAPQGYMANYCLGECPFPLTAELNSTNHAILQTMVHSLDPEGTPQPCCVPVRLSPISILYYDNSDNVVLRHYEDMVVDECGCR; encoded by the exons ATGTGGCCTCTCCTTGTGCGTGCCAGCTTTGGAGCTGGCCTTGCCTGGGCTCTCCTTACTGTGAGTCTGGGGATGGATTTAAGTTTACAGGAAAGTTTGCTGTTAAAATCCCTGGGTCTGAGCGTGAAGCCAAGCCCCAAAATCCCCATTCCGGTGCCACCCGTTCTCTGGCGGATCTTCCAGAAGAGAAAGAGCCCTCCTGCAACAAACAGAGACCCGGTGGATGGTTGTAGGGTGGAGGAGTTTAACGTCCCTGGGAACATCATCCGTGTCTTCGCTGACCAAG GCCACTTCATTCACAGCGCACAGCCCCATCCGCTGCTGTGTCTGCAGAAGCGTCTGTACTTTAACCtctctgtgctggaggaggGTGAGCGCCTGACGATGGCTCAGCTGGAGGTCAAGTTCAGCCACAACTCGTACCACAGCCCCGGCCGGGGGCAGGGCTTTGAGCTGAGGCTGTACCGCAGCTGCCAGGTGCCACTGAGGGGGACGCTGTCCCCGGAGCGAGGCCGCAAGCTGCTGGTGGAGCAGTCCTTCATCCGCCTGCACAAGTCTCTGCTCTTCAACGTGAGCGATGTGGCAAAGGACTGGACAACTCACAGCAGGAACCTGGGCCTGATCCTGGAGATCGCGGTGAGCGGAGACGGAGCCTCAGCCCCGCTGAGCACAGGGCCACAGAGGCTCTGTGCCGGCATCGACTCGTTCCTGGATACCTCTCTCCTGGTGGTGACCCTCAGCCGGCAGCAGTGCGGGGCatccaggaggaggaggagcgcTTACAACGTCCCCGTCACACCGAGCAACCTCTGCAAGCCCCGGCGCCTTTACATCAGCTTCAGTGACGTCGGCTGGGAGAACTGGATCATCGCCCCGCAGGGCTACATGGCCAACTACTGCCTGGGCGAGTGCCCCTTCCCCCTTACAGCCGAGCTCAACAGCACCAACCACGCCATCCTGCAGACCATGGTGCACTCACTGGACCCGGAGGGGacaccccagccctgctgcgTCCCCGTCAGGCTGTCCCCCATCTCCATCCTCTACTATGACAACAGTGACAACGTGGTGCTGAGGCACTACGAGGACATGGTGGTGGATGAGTGTGGCTGCAGATAG
- the CERS1 gene encoding ceramide synthase 1 isoform X1, translating into MPFGEWCKLQPKDAAKMPESAWKLLFYTISWSYGCYLLFFTDYPFFYDPPSVFYDWKKGMDVPTDIAIAYLLQCSFYWHSIYATAYMDTWRKDSIVMLLHHVVALTLIAFSYAFRYHNVGILVLFLHDINDVQLEFTKLNVYFKHRGGVYHRLNDIISNIGCLTFSVSWFWFRLYWFPLKVLYATCYSSLQSVPNIPFYFFFNALLLVLTLMNIYWFLYIVLFVAKVLMGQVHEVNDVREYDVEDSKKTTAAKKKESGLQLPSALKEGMHLKNGLVKDKRL; encoded by the exons CCCTTCGGTGAGTGGTGCAAGCTGCAGCCAAAAGATGCTGCCAAGATGCCTGAGAGTGCCTGGAAGCTGCTTTTCTACACAATATCCTGGTCCTATGGCTGCTACCTGCTGTTCTTCACTGACTACCCCTTCTTCTACGACCCACCGTCCGTCTTTTATG ACTGGAAGAAGGGCATGGATGTGCCCACGGACATTGCTATCGCCTACCTGTTGCAGTGCAGCTTCTACTGGCACTCCATCTATGCCACTGCCTACATGGACACGTGGCGCAAGGACTCCATTGTCATGCTGCTCCACCACGTGGTTGCTCTGACCCTCATAGCCTTCTCCTACGCTTTCAG GTACCACAACGTGGGCATCCTCGTGCTCTTCCTGCATGACATTAATGACGTGCAGCTGGAATTCACTAAGCTCAATGTCTACTTCAAGCACCGGGGGGGTGTCTATCATCGGCTCAACGACATCATCTCCAACATTGGCTGCCTCACCTTCAGTGTCAGCTG GTTTTGGTTCCGTCTCTACTGGTTTCCCCTCAAGGTGCTCTACGCCACCTGCTACTCCAGCCTCCAGTCGGTTCCTAATATCCCCTTCTACTTCTTCTTCAATGCTCTGCTCCTTGTCCTCACTCTGATGAACATCTACTGGTTTCTG TACATCGTCCTGTTTGTGGCCAAGGTGCTGATGGGGCAGGTGCACGAGGTGAATGACGTGCGCGAGTATGATGTGGAGGACAGCAAGAAAACCACAGCAGCCAAGAAGAAAGAGAGCGGGCTCCAGCTGCCCAGTGCTCTGAAAGAAGG GATGCACCTGAAGAACGGACTTGTGAAAGACAAGCGGTTATAA
- the CERS1 gene encoding ceramide synthase 1 isoform X2 translates to MPESAWKLLFYTISWSYGCYLLFFTDYPFFYDPPSVFYDWKKGMDVPTDIAIAYLLQCSFYWHSIYATAYMDTWRKDSIVMLLHHVVALTLIAFSYAFRYHNVGILVLFLHDINDVQLEFTKLNVYFKHRGGVYHRLNDIISNIGCLTFSVSWFWFRLYWFPLKVLYATCYSSLQSVPNIPFYFFFNALLLVLTLMNIYWFLYIVLFVAKVLMGQVHEVNDVREYDVEDSKKTTAAKKKESGLQLPSALKEGMHLKNGLVKDKRL, encoded by the exons ATGCCTGAGAGTGCCTGGAAGCTGCTTTTCTACACAATATCCTGGTCCTATGGCTGCTACCTGCTGTTCTTCACTGACTACCCCTTCTTCTACGACCCACCGTCCGTCTTTTATG ACTGGAAGAAGGGCATGGATGTGCCCACGGACATTGCTATCGCCTACCTGTTGCAGTGCAGCTTCTACTGGCACTCCATCTATGCCACTGCCTACATGGACACGTGGCGCAAGGACTCCATTGTCATGCTGCTCCACCACGTGGTTGCTCTGACCCTCATAGCCTTCTCCTACGCTTTCAG GTACCACAACGTGGGCATCCTCGTGCTCTTCCTGCATGACATTAATGACGTGCAGCTGGAATTCACTAAGCTCAATGTCTACTTCAAGCACCGGGGGGGTGTCTATCATCGGCTCAACGACATCATCTCCAACATTGGCTGCCTCACCTTCAGTGTCAGCTG GTTTTGGTTCCGTCTCTACTGGTTTCCCCTCAAGGTGCTCTACGCCACCTGCTACTCCAGCCTCCAGTCGGTTCCTAATATCCCCTTCTACTTCTTCTTCAATGCTCTGCTCCTTGTCCTCACTCTGATGAACATCTACTGGTTTCTG TACATCGTCCTGTTTGTGGCCAAGGTGCTGATGGGGCAGGTGCACGAGGTGAATGACGTGCGCGAGTATGATGTGGAGGACAGCAAGAAAACCACAGCAGCCAAGAAGAAAGAGAGCGGGCTCCAGCTGCCCAGTGCTCTGAAAGAAGG GATGCACCTGAAGAACGGACTTGTGAAAGACAAGCGGTTATAA
- the UPF1 gene encoding regulator of nonsense transcripts 1, with protein RAVPIVAIRSEERCRRGRISVNGPDGILQNGAVDDNVAKTSQLLAELNFEEDEEDTYYTKDLPVHACSYCGIHDPACVVYCNTSKKWFCNGRGNTSGSHIVNHLVRAKCKEVTLHKDGPLGETVLECYNCGCRNVFLLGFIPAKADSVVVLLCRQPCASQSSLKDINWDSSQWQPLIQDRCFLSWLVKIPSEQEQLRARQITAQQINKLEELWKENPSATLEDLEKPGVDEEPQHVLLRYEDAYQYQNIFGPLVKLEADYDKKLKESQTQDNITVRWDLGLNKKRIAYFTLPKTDSDMRLMQGDEICLRYKGDLAPLWKGIGHVIKVPDNYGDEIAIELRSSVGAPVEVTHNFQVDFVWKSTSFDRMQSALKTFAVDETSVSGYIYHKLLGHEVEDVIIKCQLPKRFTAQGLPDLNHSQVYAVKTVLQRPLSLIQGPPGTGKTVTSATIVYHLARQGNGPVLVCAPSNIAVDQLTEKIHQTGLKVVRLCAKSREAIDSPVSFLALHNQIRNMDSMPELQKLQQLKDETGELSSADEKRYRALKRTAERELLMNADVICCTCVGAGDPRLAKMQFRSILIDESTQATEPECMVPVVLGAKQLILVGDHCQLGPVVMCKKAAKAGLSQSLFERLVVLGIRPIRLQVQYRMHPALSAFPSNIFYEGSLQNGVTAADRVKKGFDFQWPQPDKPMFFYVTQGQEEIASSGTSYLNRTEAANVEKITTKLLKAGAKPDQIGIITPYEGQRSYLVQYMQFSGSLHTKLYQEVEIASVDAFQGREKDFIILSCVRANEHQGIGFLNDPRRLNVALTRARYGVIIVGNPKALSKQPLWNHLLNYYKEQKVLVEGPLNNLRESLMQFSKPRKLVNTINPGARFMTTAMYDAREAIIPGSVYDRSSQGRPSNMYFQTHDQIGMISAGPSHVTAMNIPIPFNLVMPPMPPPGYFGQANGPAAGRGAPKGKTGRGGRQKNRFGIPGTSQSNLPNSQASQDVVSQPFSQGPLTQGYISMSQPSQMSQPGLSQPELSQDSYLGDEFKSQIDVALSQDSTYQGERAYQHGGVTGLSQY; from the exons GTTAATGGACCTGATGGCATTCTGCAGAACGGAGCAGTGGATGATAACGTCGCTAAAACCAGCCAGCTTCTGGCAGAGTTGAATtttgaagaagatgaagaagataCTTACTATACAAAGGATCTTCCTGTGCATGCTTGCAG TTACTGTGGTATCCATGACCCTGCCTGTGTGGTTTACTGCAACACCAGCAAAAAGTGGTTCTGTAATGGGCGTGGAAATACATCTGGCAG CCACATTGTTAACCATCTGGTGAGAGCAAAGTGCAAAGAGGTGACTCTCCATAAAGATGGACCTCTAGGAGAGACTGTCCTGGAATGTTACAACTGTGGATGTCGTAATGTGTTTCTCCTTGGCTTTATTCCAGCTAAGGCAGACTCTGTGGTTGTTTTGCTGTGCAG GCAGCCATGTGCAAGTCAGAGCAGTTTAAAGGATATTAATTGGGACAGTTCACAGTGGCAGCCTCTTATCCAAGATCGCTGCTTCCTTTCGTGGCTGGTAAAGATTCCAtctgagcaggagcagctgagagcacGTCAGATTACAGCTCAGCAGATTAACAAACTGGAAGAACTTTGGAAG GAAAATCCATCTGCAACCCTTGAGGACTTAGAAAAGCCTGGTGTTGATGAAGAGCCACAGCATGTCCTGCTTAGATATGAGGATGCTTATCAATACCAAAATATATTTGGTCCTCTGGTCAAGCTTGAGGCAGACTATGACAAGAAGCTTAAGGAGTCTCAG ACCCAAGATAACATCACAGTCAGATGGGACCTGGGCTTGAATAAGAAAAGAATTGCTTATTTCACTCTGCCAAAGACTGATTCAG ATATGCGTCTTATGCAAGGAGATGAGATCTGCTTGAGGTATAAAGGAGACCTGGCCCCTTTGTGGAAAGGAATTGGCCATGTTATCAAAGTTCCTGATA ATTATGGTGATGAGATTGCCATCGAGCTGAGGAGCAGCGTTGGAGCCCCCGTGGAGGTTACTCATAACTTCCAAGTGGATTTTGTGTGGAAGTCTACTTCGTTTGACAG AATGCAGagtgctttaaaaacatttgctgtGGATGAGACTTCGGTGTCAGGATACATCTATCACAAACTGTTAGGCCATGAGGTGGAAGATGTAATTATTAAATGCCAGTTGCCAAAGCGTTTTACAGCACAAGGACTTCCTGATCTCAACCATTCTCAG GTTTATGCTGTGAAGACAGTCCTGCAGCGTCCTCTGAGCCTTATCCAGGGTCCCCCTGGTACTGGAAAAACAGTGACATCAGCTACCATTGTCTATCACCTGGCTAGACAGGGCAATGG gCCTGTGTTAGTGTGTGCTCCAAGTAACATTGCTGTAGATCAGTTGACAGAGAAGATCCATCAGACTGGTCTGAAAGTGGTTCGGCTGTGTGCTAAAAGCCGTGAGGCAATTGACTCACCTGTATCTTTCTTGGCACTGCATAACCAGATCAGAAACATGGATAG CATGCCAGAGCTTCAGAAGCTGCAACAACTTAAAGATGAAACTGGAGAACTGTCATCTGCTGATGAGAAACGCTACCGTGCGCTGAAGCGAACAGCAGAGCGTGAATTGCTCATG AATGCAGATGTGATCTGCTGCACCTGCGTGGGAGCTGGCGATCCAAGGCTTGCAAAAATGCAGTTCCGTTCCATCCTGATTGATGAAAGCACCCAGGCCACTGAGCCAGAGTGCATGGTGCCAGTTGTGCTGGGAGCAAAGCAG cttATTCTTGTAGGTGACCACTGCCAGCTTGGTCCTGTTGTGATGTGTAAGAAAGCTGCCAAGGCAGGCCTGTCTCAGTCCCTGTTTGAGAGGCTGGTGGTGCTGGGGATTCGCCCCATCCGCCTGCAGGTGCAGTACCGCATGCACCCTGCCCTGAGTGCTTTCCCATCCAACATCTTCTATGAGGGTTCGCTCCAGAATGGTGTCACTGCAG CTGACCGTGTGAAGAAAGGGTTTGATTTCCAGTGGCCGCAGCCAGATAAGCCAATGTTTTTCTATGTTACACAAGGACAGGAAGAAATTGCCAGCTCAGGCACCTCTTACTTGAACAG aacGGAAGCTGCCAACGTGGAGAAGATAACTACAAAGCTTTTGAAAGCTGGTGCCAAACCTGATCAGATTGGCATTATTACTCCTTATGAAGGCCAACGATCCTATCTGGTGCAGTACATGCAGTTCAGTGGTTCCTTGCATACAAAACTTTACCAG GAAGTAGAAATTGCAAGCGTGGATGCCTTCCAAGGACGAGAGAAGGACTTTATTATCCTGTCTTGTGTGAGGGCCAACGAACACCAAGGGATAGGATTTCTGAATGACCCCAGGCGTCTTAATGTGGCTCTTACAAGAGCAAG GTATGGGGTAATTATTGTTGGGAACCCGAAAGCTCTGTCTAAACAACCACTTTGGAATCACCTGCTGAATTACTACAAGGAGCAGAAGGTTCTGGTGGAGGGACCACTGAATAACCTCCGGGAGAGCCTCATGCAATTCAGCAAGCCCCGAAAACTTGTCAATACCATCAACCCA GGCGCCCGCTTCATGACCACTGCCATGTATGATGCACGTGAAGCTATTATTCCAGGATCAGTCTATGACCGGAGCAGTCAAG GGCGCCCATCCAACATGTACTTCCAAACCCACGACCAGATCGGGATGATCAGTGCAGGCCCCAGCCACGTCACTGCTATGAACATTCCCATCCCCTTCAACCTCGTGATGCCCCCAATGCCACCACCAGGGTATTTCGGGCAGGCCAACGGCCCGGCTGCAG GACGTGGGGCACCCAAAGGGAAGACCGGTCGTGGTGGGCGCCAGAAAAATCGTTTTGGGATTCCTGGAACGAGTCAGTCAAACCTTCCCAATAGCCAGGCGAGCCAAGATGTGGTGTCCCAGCCTTTCTCCCAGGGTCCACTGACTCAGGGGTATATCTCCATGAGTCAGCCATCTCAGATGAGTCAGCCTGGGCTCTCCCAACCAGAATTATCACAG GACAGTTACCTCGGTGATGAGTTTAAGTCTCAGATTGACGTGGCGCTGTCACAGGACTCCACCTACCAGGGGGAACGCGCGTATCAACATGGCGGAGTGACGGGACTGTCACAGTACTAG